The following are encoded together in the Panicum virgatum strain AP13 chromosome 6K, P.virgatum_v5, whole genome shotgun sequence genome:
- the LOC120711156 gene encoding glycosyltransferase BC10-like has product MWGGDSKQTLKSRGAGAGAAGAPAMGDEESDYFPPTPRKDWSTGLLKLVTATVIFMGGVVLGLSVSGSVARYYYNSSHAELFFPATTFGCDPRDRDCGMGLAFKAFVHPPRLAHSMTDDELFWRASLVPKADDFPFQRVPKVAFLFMTRGPIPFAPLWDKFFRGHQGLYSVYVHTVPDYKLNVSKNSAFYGRQIPSEEVFWGSITLVDAEKRLLANALLDFSNERFVLLSESCIPVFNFPTVYEYLINSAHSFVESYNIDTPQCAGRYNRRMAPHIMADQWRKGSEWFELNRELAVQIVADYKYYSIFRKHCRPSCYPDEHYIPTYLHLFHGPLNANRTITWVDWSRGGPHPARYGAADITEEFIQAIRNNGTQCFYNSKPTSVCYLFARKFAPNALGRLMNLTSTVLDF; this is encoded by the exons ATGTGGGGCGGCGACTCCAAGCAGACGCTCAAGTCccggggcgccggcgccggcgcggccggggcCCCCGCCATGGGGGACGAGGAGTCCGACTACTTCCCGCCCACCCCGCGCAAGGACTGGTCCACGGGCCTGCTCAAGctcgtcaccgccaccgtcatCTTCATGGGCGGCGTCGTCCTGGGCCTCTCCGTCAGCGGCAGCGTCGCGCGCTACTACTACAACTCCTCCCACGCCGAGCTCTTCTTCCCGGCCACCACCTTCGGCTGCGACCCGCGGGACCGCGACTGCGGGATGGGCCTCGCCTTCAAGGCCTTCGTCCACCCGCCGCGCCTCGCGCACTCCATGACCGACGACGAGCTCTTCTGGCGGGCGTCGCTCGTCCCCAAGGCCGACGACTTCCCCTTCCAGCGGGTGCCCAAGGTCGCCTTCCTCTTCATGACGCGCGGCCCAATCCCCTTCGCGCCGCTCTGGGACAAGTTCTTCCGGGGCCACCAGGGGCTCTACTCCGTCTACGTCCACACCGTGCCGGACTACAAGCTCAACGTCTCCAAGAACTCGGCCTTCTACGGCAGGCAGATCCCCAGCGAG GAGGTGTTCTGGGGATCAATAACTCTTGTGGATGCTGAGAAGCGCCTGCTGGCCAATGCTTTGTTGGATTTCTCAAATGAGCGGTTTGTGCTGCTCTCGGAGAGCTGCATTCCTGTATTCAACTTCCCCACCGTCTATGAGTACCTCATCAACTCGGCGCACAGTTTTGTTGAGTCCTACAACATTGACACCCCTCAGTGTGCTGGCCGGTACAACCGCCGCATGGCACCTCACATCATGGCAGATCAATGGAGAAAAGGGTCAGAGTGGTTTGAGCTTAACCGTGAACTGGCTGTCCAGATAGTAGCAGACTACAAGTACTACTCAATCTTCAGAAAGCACTGCAGGCCATCCTGCTACCCAGATGAGCATTACATACCAACTTATCTTCATTTGTTCCATGGGCCCCTCAACGCAAACAGGACCATCACATGGGTTGATTGGTCAAGAGGAGGCCCGCATCCAGCAAGGTATGGTGCTGCAGACATCACAGAAGAGTTCATCCAGGCCATCAGGAATAATGGCACACAATGCTTCTACAACTCAAAGCCCACCTCTGTCTGCTACCTCTTTGCGAGGAAGTTTGCTCCAAATGCTTTGGGTCGGTTGATGAACCTCACCTCGACTGTGTTGGACTTTTGA